In Pseudomonadota bacterium, a genomic segment contains:
- a CDS encoding PAS domain S-box protein produces MNDEEKTREELLKELQWLRYSLNTIKAKEEEYNKLEDERTKYEELVHILLNSNPEAVFLINNQGKITLGNEAAGNRLNMGRDELIGMELLSFFTPEAAKKIKKHIDEAFFTGKIVHFEDAYNSKYYDNYLYPVFNPEGQVSKVAMFSMDTTERKNAEKALKQLEKKYRITYENVIEGVFQTTPEGRFLNVNNALARILGYNSPEDLIDTVVEIASEFFADPNRRSEFLRLLRERSLIYNFEAQMHKKDRSMNWVSINARAIRDKKGNILYYEGTVEDITKRKRLEVQLIQSQKIEAVGRLAGGMAHDFSNLLTTIMGNLALLIYKIKPDDSGYKEIVSIQETSGRALKLCQQLLSLSRSQLLKLSDINLNDIVLKMEKMLKRLLGEDIQYDLFLDPDISLIKADPSLIEQLVLNLSVNARDAMPTGGTLSITTINRHFDADYCRTNKDMLPGEYVLLTIADTGTGILPSILAHIFEPFYTIRPDGIGLGLSVVYSIVKQFGGNISVDSEEDKGSIFTICFPALVPDKETADASLPPANSLILSGKATILVVEDESGILNMVTDVLEGLDYNVIAGISVDDAISKVEANEGPIDLLITDVVLPGKKGTVLVDMLKARYPQMKAILMSGYTDERIPHEEILKGKVHFISKPFTPFVLVMKVQEVLGDSQIIL; encoded by the coding sequence GCAATGGCTGCGCTACTCTCTTAACACCATAAAAGCAAAAGAGGAAGAGTATAACAAATTAGAGGATGAACGAACAAAATATGAAGAGCTTGTGCATATTTTACTCAATTCAAACCCTGAGGCTGTTTTTTTAATAAATAATCAAGGGAAAATAACCCTTGGAAATGAAGCTGCCGGCAATAGACTAAACATGGGCAGAGACGAACTTATTGGCATGGAGCTTCTCAGCTTTTTTACACCGGAGGCTGCTAAAAAAATAAAAAAACACATTGATGAAGCATTTTTTACAGGTAAAATAGTCCATTTTGAAGATGCCTATAATAGCAAATATTACGATAACTATCTTTACCCGGTTTTTAATCCTGAAGGACAGGTATCAAAAGTTGCAATGTTTTCCATGGATACCACCGAAAGAAAAAATGCAGAAAAGGCATTAAAACAGCTTGAGAAAAAATATCGTATAACATATGAAAATGTCATAGAGGGAGTTTTTCAAACAACGCCTGAAGGTCGGTTCCTTAATGTAAATAATGCCCTTGCCCGCATATTGGGCTATAACTCGCCAGAGGATTTAATTGATACTGTTGTTGAAATAGCCTCGGAGTTTTTTGCAGATCCAAACCGCCGCAGTGAATTTCTACGATTGTTGCGAGAGCGTAGTCTGATTTACAATTTTGAAGCCCAGATGCATAAAAAAGACAGAAGTATGAACTGGGTGTCTATAAACGCCCGGGCAATTCGTGATAAAAAAGGAAATATTCTTTATTATGAAGGTACTGTTGAAGATATAACAAAAAGAAAGAGGCTTGAAGTTCAACTCATCCAATCACAAAAAATTGAAGCAGTTGGAAGGCTGGCTGGCGGAATGGCGCACGATTTCAGCAACCTCCTCACTACAATCATGGGAAATTTAGCACTTCTTATTTATAAAATTAAGCCGGACGATTCAGGCTATAAAGAAATTGTAAGCATACAGGAAACATCCGGGCGTGCCCTTAAGCTATGCCAACAGCTTCTCTCATTAAGCCGTAGTCAGCTTCTAAAACTAAGCGACATCAATTTAAACGATATTGTCCTGAAAATGGAAAAGATGTTGAAACGACTCCTGGGTGAAGACATTCAATACGATCTTTTTCTTGATCCTGACATTAGCTTGATAAAAGCAGATCCATCACTGATAGAACAACTTGTTTTAAACCTCTCAGTAAATGCAAGGGATGCAATGCCTACAGGCGGAACTTTAAGCATTACAACCATTAATAGACATTTTGATGCCGATTATTGCCGTACAAACAAGGACATGCTCCCTGGAGAATATGTTCTCCTGACAATTGCCGACACTGGCACAGGAATACTCCCATCAATATTGGCACATATCTTTGAACCCTTTTATACTATCAGGCCGGATGGGATAGGGTTGGGACTTTCCGTTGTTTATAGTATTGTTAAGCAATTTGGCGGCAATATATCGGTGGACAGCGAGGAAGACAAGGGGAGTATTTTTACAATCTGTTTTCCTGCACTGGTGCCAGATAAAGAAACTGCGGATGCCTCTTTGCCTCCTGCGAACTCTTTAATTTTATCCGGAAAAGCAACAATACTGGTGGTAGAAGATGAATCGGGTATATTAAATATGGTAACAGATGTACTGGAAGGTTTGGACTATAACGTTATTGCCGGTATCAGCGTCGATGATGCAATTTCAAAAGTTGAAGCAAATGAAGGCCCGATAGACCTACTTATAACAGATGTGGTTCTGCCGGGAAAGAAGGGTACGGTACTGGTGGATATGCTCAAAGCAAGATATCCACAAATGAAGGCCATACTCATGTCCGGATATACAGATGAGCGTATACCGCATGAAGAAATACTCAAAGGTAAGGTGCATTTTATCTCTAAGCCCTTTACCCCTTTTGTGCTTGTAATGAAAGTTCAGGAAGTTTTAGGAGATTCTCAGATAATACTCTGA
- a CDS encoding pentapeptide repeat-containing protein: MTNKQQIAILLQGAEAWNKWREQNHDKQIDLRGIDLEKASLKDINFSHARLEGANLSFAQLENADFTHANLKGANLSHAQLKKAHFAFAHLEQTVLLFANMKGADLRGANLHNASLEDAYLQNADLSHTHLENAMLAYANFKNAYLVDANLKGANLKAANLEGANVTSAAYDKKILLRLLKETRLNPTALWKRRFDIMLDTTMRCRGAYVACYGSQRFRAFIQDQDYLEELTETGFGSFLCFVWWILSNCGRSITRWAVWSSLLIMLFAFIFFFMGSNHFYNPKLEFNFITMIYYSVVTFTTLGGDIFPNTSTAAIVTIAEVLIGYIMLGGLISIFASKLARRGS; this comes from the coding sequence ATGACAAACAAACAACAAATAGCAATATTGCTTCAGGGTGCTGAAGCATGGAATAAATGGAGAGAACAGAACCATGACAAACAGATTGATCTTAGGGGTATAGATTTAGAGAAAGCGAGCTTAAAAGATATAAACTTTTCCCATGCCAGACTTGAGGGTGCCAACCTCTCCTTTGCACAACTTGAAAATGCAGATTTTACGCATGCAAATCTGAAAGGTGCCAACCTTTCCCATGCACAGCTTAAAAAGGCACATTTTGCCTTTGCACATCTGGAACAGACAGTACTTCTCTTTGCCAATATGAAGGGAGCGGACCTCCGCGGCGCAAACCTGCATAATGCATCATTAGAGGATGCATACCTGCAGAATGCTGATTTGTCTCACACACACCTCGAAAATGCCATGCTTGCCTATGCAAACTTTAAAAATGCATATTTGGTGGACGCCAACTTGAAGGGTGCCAACTTGAAGGCTGCAAATCTGGAAGGAGCAAATGTCACCTCTGCTGCATATGATAAAAAAATCCTATTAAGGCTGTTAAAGGAAACGAGATTAAATCCAACAGCCCTTTGGAAAAGAAGATTCGATATAATGCTGGATACTACCATGCGGTGCAGAGGTGCCTATGTTGCCTGTTATGGAAGCCAGAGATTCAGAGCTTTTATTCAGGATCAGGATTATTTAGAGGAACTCACGGAAACCGGTTTTGGAAGTTTCTTATGTTTTGTCTGGTGGATACTCTCAAATTGCGGAAGATCTATTACCAGATGGGCCGTCTGGTCATCCCTATTGATAATGTTATTTGCCTTCATATTCTTTTTTATGGGCTCTAACCACTTTTATAATCCAAAACTCGAGTTTAATTTTATAACCATGATTTATTACAGCGTAGTAACCTTTACTACGCTCGGGGGTGATATCTTTCCGAATACATCGACTGCGGCAATTGTAACAATCGCAGAAGTTTTGATAGGATATATTATGCTTGGCGGACTCATAAGTATCTTTGCAAGTAAACTTGCAAGGAGAGGGAGTTGA